Within the Miscanthus floridulus cultivar M001 chromosome 2, ASM1932011v1, whole genome shotgun sequence genome, the region CTCGGCCTTCGACTCTGCCTCCGCAAAACATAAGAGCAGAGAGAACATCAAAATGATGAAAATCCAACCAAAATCAGGTCAACAATGACGGGATCTAAAACATCTGATAAAAAACTAGAAGGAAAAGTCATCAACGACGGCAAAATCGACGATGGAGAGCCCCTCCTCCTCGGACTCTGCCTCTACAAAACAAAAGAGCAGAGAGAACATCAAAACGAAAAAAATCCAACCAAAATCAGGTCGACAAAGATGTTATCTAAAACATCTGATAAAAAACTGGAAGGAAAACTCACGAACGACGGCAAAATGGACGACGGAGAGCCCATTGCCTCgggctccgcctccacctcctaAGTGGGGAAGACGAAATGAAATGGGTAAAGGAAATGAACAGGTCAAAGAGATAATGCGCGCGCTTCCCAAAAGCGAGATGACATGTAGGATACGAACGTCAGAGACAAAGCAGAGGAGGAAGACGGACAGGACGACGCCACAGGAGATGGATGGGCGCAAATCTGACGGCCAAAAAAGCGTGTGACGAAGACCAACAAATCACACGGGCAAAGATAGCTTTTgtgaaataaaaagaagaaaaaataccTCAACTAACATAAATATTCCAAAGAAATCACGTCTATCAGTATACCGTCGAGTGGCAAACAGAACCTTCGGCTGTTTCTTTCCTTTtaacataaaataaaaaaaaaagtagcGATGTGGAGAATACGGTTGCGTCTCGATTGGCCTGCAGGAAGGTCGGTTGGTGGTCATCGTCTCTTTCTATTTGTGCTTTCCTTATAAGGCTCTGATCTTCTTATACAATGGCGGAACCAGGATGATGCATGAGACTTATTCCATATATACACAAAGTTATGCAATGCAAATACATaataatatactccctccgtcctaacaTATAAGGTGTAACCACTTTTTATTCATGTCTCATAATATAAGGCGTATGCTTTCTCTAGACGCACGTGAAATAAGTTCTTTGGCCTAACCAAAAGTGGTTACGCCTTATATATTAGGGCGGAGTGAGTACATGACTATATAAATCCATAGCAAGAAGGATTTGGGGTGGATGTAGAAGCTTTTTTCTTTGTCTTTGTTGTTTTTTCTATAATGACATACATATTTGTTTCTTTAATCAAAATACTGGGTATTCCCAGGAATACCTGAAATAACCGCTGGCGCCGCCTCAGTTCTTCTTATAAAGGTGTGACTGTCTGGAAGAAATAACAACATATGTTATTTCTTTGACGTGGGAGGGAAAAAGATGCCATTCAGTGATTTACAGATAGTCTTTGAGTATGAGAGCATTTTTTGATAGAGTATTTTTTTCAACTGCAGAGGTATATCGTCTATTACGTATGGACATATATGTCATTCAACAATTGGATGCCGTTTAGACTGCCCTCAAACAATTCATAGAATCGTGTAGTGTCCTTAATTTATAATCATCTCACATAATGCGTGTCCTTAATTTATCCTAATCCCATTGTTCGCGTTGCTCAGACGCCATCTATACCAGAGCCCTAACCACCCTAACTACCGTCCTCTGGCTCCTGCGCGCGTAATCACCTGCATTGCTCACTCGGAATCGCACTGAAACTACTCGCAGTCTACCACTTCTTTTGAGCAAGAAGACAGCTACTCTAACGTGTGTTAGTGACACGGACTGATTCTCTCTTATGCATGCTTATAAGTGACTAATTAATCGCCATGCTCTTTGTTTAAGCCATTGGGATAAGCTTCTGTCGCGGCCGGCTCTAATCGTGCCCGGGCTTTTGCTTTGCTTTGTACTAGCTTTTGTTAGTTTATTTAGTTGGCCTCATGCTTGCGCTTTAGGGTCGGGATTCGCCGACTAACGTAGGACGTGGCACATCTGATTCCGATGCGATAAGAGACTGCTAAAAGTTTGCAGCACAAAAAAAGCAAGTACACACCGCTACAAACTTTAAGCATGCAGCAAGCCTTTGTTTAATTAGCTGACTGTGTTTCCAGAGTTCAGCAGGTAAACCCGATCTGCATTAGGACAGGGAGATAAGATTAACGGATGGCCAAAAGGAGTCGCACTGCTTGTTCAACTAACGACGACCGGCGGCCGGCGCATTTTTTGCATGGTGAAGCAAGGACGCTAGAATTTTGGTTCTCTTGTACGCCCCCACTAAAaactactccctctattccaaattataagttattttaataATTTTGAACTGTTAAAGTATCTCAAGtttaactaaaattatagagaaaaactataaagatttatgacattaaataggtatactataaaaatataattaataaagaatctaatgtggtgaaacttgagatgctttgactctccaaaattctcacaatgacttataatttgggatggatggAGTAGCTATCATAGTTGGCGCACGTTAGACTTGGACAAACGAGCATAGTTtcttcttattcatctttttatcGGTTTCAAACCATGGGAAATGAGGAGAGGAGACACCGATGCTCGATCCAACCCGGCTGCCGAGTCAAGTAGTGCCCGGCAAAAGGAGAGGGAGCATCCCATTCCCATGCACTCGCCTCGGCGTCGGCGAGATCAACGGAGAAAAgtgcgcgcgcgcgcgggcgAGCAGCGGAGTTTTCTGGGCGCGCGGCGCCATCCACGATCCACCACATCCATTCATCCATGCATGCGTCAAGTCCACCTCGTGATCCCACACTGCCAGACACCACATCGTGCAACATGCATGCAAGCGAAAGCGCTCTCGCTAGCGTACGCGACCCAAAAGAggggaatctttttttttttaagctAAGAGGGGAATCTTTTCTGTTAAGCGCATCACGCCGAATCGCAAGCTAACATTCTGAATTCTGATCTGGAGCACCGTCCTTCTCCTGTGTTCTGTGCATGTCTAAGGATAGCCTCAGGACACGCACAACGCAAGAAAGTTAGGCTCCACGTTTGCAACAAGAAAGATTAGGACTATATCTATCCATACATGCATGATCTCTCATGGTTCCATCGCCCTGCTCATCAAAAAGGGATTGCATCATGTAGcagcttctctctctctctctctctctctctctctctcttctccgaggccatctctctctctctctgtcataATGCATTCCTGGGCATTTGCTTCTGTTTTGTGCCAGTTGATGACAATGAGTCAATGATTTTTGTGCAGACTAACCATATGCGAGACCACCAACATAAGTACTGTATATGGCATGGAACCTTACTGTAGAGGTGAGGTCCGAGCAACACATACACATCAACATGGTGCATTGAGAAACCCTCGGTGCCGGCTCAAATAGAAGTAACGGTCTATgtaaatagaaaaaaaattgaacCTAAGAACATCTCGAGCATTAGCCCCAAATCAGGGCCCCCATTTAAGACGTGGGTGCCCACCCCCATTTTTGTTGACCCAGCAAATTTAATTTCATCCATTCCAGTAGCAGCCCCCAAACAAAGCCTCCAAAATCCATATCAGGagaaggaggggggggggggggggagccacCACCAGCCATCGGGAATGGAGGAAACGCCGCATCCGCATTGCGTCCGTGCATGCCCTGCGCCGCCGGTCATTGGGAAGGTGGGAGCCGCCGCATCCGCATGGGATCTTCGCTGCCAGCCATCGGCAAAGGAGGCCGCCAGGGGAGGAACAAGGGATGCCGTCAGGGAAGAGGACAGAGCGAGGGGAGCGAGCGCCAGGCGGTTCCGTATGTGTGCGGGAGAGGCAATGCAGGATGGGGGCCGAGGGGTGAGCCCCCAAGAATGAGGCCTGGAGAGTACCCAAATTTCGGGGCCTAAGTAGGGGCCCGGTTGGAGCACATTTTTGCCCTGAGTCCCCCATATTGTCATATCAGGCCCAATTTGAAATTTGGCCCATGGTGGCCCATGGGGGGTTTAGTActaccttggttgttaaaggtggggttagaccaacatataaggcttctaaagTCCATCCTACCATTCCTGAGTcaatccttttacgcgaagcgataACGAAAGCATAAGTGGAATGGTGATAGGTATGGTTCACTCAGCGTGTAGAGTAGATCTGAGCCATTTGAACTCTGGGGTGTTAAACATATTTAGCTATGGAAGCTCAAGCATGTGCTCTCTGTTTCTTATATTCTGCTAAGCAAAGACTTACCAATTGCTATACttaaaaaaagtttttttttaatgtgGCCAGAAATAGTTTACTGCTTGGCTTGCCTCTACTTGTGTGTCAACGATTTCTAGAGACACGCATTGAAACCTACCTGACCCTAGAGATCGATTTCTAGAGACGATTCAAAATACAACCACCTCTAGAGAAATAGTTTACAGAATTTGCAAATCAGTGCTCTATAACTAAAGCGAGATGGATCTAACCCAACCCAACCCAAAAAACTAGGATAGAGTCAACCCATCCCACATGGTTCCCATACCAAACATACGCTAAATGGTTCATTCATAGTCCAATTTCTCTAATCAATTTGCTTGAGATATGTTCTCTCTGTATTCAAATACTCTCTTTTCCTATATATAATTTAATATAGTACCGCTTCAAATCATTTTAGCTTTGACAAAGCTTATATGTATCTTGAAATATACTTTTATAGTATATTTATTTGGTGTTACACAAATAATGTCATTCCTTTATAAAAATTTGGTTAAATTTTAGATAATTTGACTAAGAAGAAACTAGAATTGCATATTTTATAGGACATGGTGGTATTAATGtactttttataaaaaaaatttggGGAATCATACtttttataaacttagttaaaGTTTTATAAAAGTTTAACTTGAGACCTAAATTTTAGAACGGATGAAATACATATGACCCATGTCACTTGATTTTGCTTCCCaatcatacattcatcaatctcctacaactaaaaagaacaaagtgtggatattttttggtgcgacatttattttggttagtccgtctgcccacgcctgcgatcccatgacatcttaattactgattgatcgtgccattctccttgattgaatattgcctgtcatgtgatagaggaatcacgacaaaatagaaagtagaaaattattgtgctatccatatacacattgcatgtttgcatgcaccagcatacatggcaacgagcaaaaggaaagagaattaacacagaagaaaagagaattaagacaaaaggaacctctttgcatttctgagaaccttgccaaatctgcctacatttaattacttcccctctttgcatttgcaaaagggacagctttttcctcctttcatttggtttcacgctcacgtgttccatcgccctcgcttgttgtttcttgcgtgaaccatagttgatgtcatctgtctttaATGGCAcagcctcccaatcccaagagaaggtccctacctctccctgactggagatcTGGCCCGCCAGAGGATCATCTCGAGTCCATTGGGCAGCGTCTTgcgtcaggccacgacgcggcGTCCTTCCGATCTGCTTGCTCCCCATGGCACGCCGTTGTTCCGTTCGTgaccttcgggccgctcctgctgctcccgttTGACCACGACTCAgaccgcgtcggcttctactgcgtcccaaagaagaaggtcttgtccaagacgctgcccgatgTGCGCAGCAAGGTGGTGTgtggctcctcgtgtgggtggctggaGCTCATGGACGAGGCAGCATCTGTGACGCTACTGAATCCATTCGCCGGTGCCTGtgccccccgcgttgagctcccgccagcagGCGAACATGTCGCGGCGGTGTCCTCATCGgaacgcgtgtctagggtccatggcctgtgggtcctccatcccaccaacggctacaGGAACGCAGATGTcgcaggcagagccatcaagctagaagacatgagagatgtgttcttccgtgagatcgtgctctcgaCGCCGCCTGACGTCGCCGGTcgcgagtgcgtggccatggccatgctcgggtgctccacggaggtcgtgTTCTgtcgggttggagtcgacagcgcatggacgctgctcgacaccaaactggagttctctGTAGGGTgcatcgtccactgccaagacaagACAAGTTCTTAGAGATCGACTAGACTGGAGAAATCTCCATCTGCAGCAGCAATCGTCCACCACCGCGGCCTCCTCCCTGTTCCCTTGGACTTCTATCCATCCTCCATTGTTTCCCCTTTCTCCCCGCTGGTCAATCTCGCGAACAAGGGAGTTTGTTTTGGATGGCTGGTCGGATCCCTAAGCCCCCTCTCTCATCTATGGCACTCCATTGCAGTACACAGAGAAACCCTAATGATGTCTTACATTAATTTTTCAGATTGCTCTCCAAGCGTTGGGTCCTCTTCAGGTCAATTGATGAATTGAAGGTATGTGATTCTTAGTTGTTGTGTTATTGTTGTACGCCGTGAAGTTTATTGTCGTATGTTGTTGTGCTGTTGTGTTTAGAATTTTATTTCTTACAAGTGATGCGTGTGCATTGTAGCTATACAATGTCAGATCTTGAATTGGTTTCTTGTACAACTgaagaaaataaaagaagaaagaggaggcGGATTGTGTTGACAGAACTTTACTTTGAGTCAGTTGTTCTTGGGGTAGCATATCTTAGTTCATAGAGGGGCCTAAGGAATTTAGGGTGCTTTAGTGATGATGAGTGCAGGCACAATACTAGGAAAGATTTGCTCAAAGAAATGTATGATGGATCTGAAGTTACATGCTGTGATAAGTTGTGTTTGACTAAAAGGAACTTCCATGATCTATGCACCATGTTGCGTGACACGTGTGGTCTCCACGATAGTGTATATGTGAGTGTGGAAGAAAAGGTTGCTATGTTCTTGCTAGTAGTTGGGCATGGTCTAAAAATGAGGTTGTTGCGTGGTGATTACAAGCGTTCTTTAGAGACCATCAGTAGACACTTTTCTGATGTGCTGACAGCCATTCTATCTCTAAGTGAGGAGTTCATTAAGCTTCCTGAACCTTTTGTTCAACCACCTAATGATTATAAGTGGAAGTGGTTTGGCAATGCACTTGGAGCACTTGATGGGTGTCATGTTGATGTGTCTGTTCCTGTGGTTGACCAAGGGAGGTACAGGAACA harbors:
- the LOC136536870 gene encoding uncharacterized protein, translating into MAQPPNPKRRSLPLPDWRSGPPEDHLESIGQRLASGHDAASFRSACSPWHAVVPFVTFGPLLLLPFDHDSDRVGFYCVPKKKVLSKTLPDVRSKVVCGSSCGWLELMDEAASVTLLNPFAGACAPRVELPPAGEHVAAVSSSERVSRVHGLWVLHPTNGYRNADVAGRAIKLEDMRDVFFREIVLSTPPDVAGRECVAMAMLGCSTEVVFCRVGVDSAWTLLDTKLEFSVGCIVHCQDKTSS